A stretch of the Papaver somniferum cultivar HN1 chromosome 6, ASM357369v1, whole genome shotgun sequence genome encodes the following:
- the LOC113287589 gene encoding putative E3 ubiquitin-protein ligase RING1a: protein MSVQKRSPENLMEDSYHHHHHHQQQQERHDCYQKQQTLQQNEEQIQDRVGDDDSDPTPSSSSGDDKDDFVLVKLSEIRKEVQCPICLGIIRKTRTVMECLHRFCRECIDKSIRLGNNECPACRTHCASRRSLRDDPNYDILIATLYPDIDEYEEKELAFGDEEKIRNKHIQDYIAQTVRRQSSALGSTHKNRTTAKFVTSSTRTTDQPNKRRGRRRNNESTQSSEDDDHVNGTGSSNGNGYVNCNRVDGRSSSSDDSSIDLKPRKRRRWVRGCSSQPSSASANANTEFNENNGSEDVTKESADPFKTPGFVRLPEVLVWGKGGTRSHSRQRNLTAGNSMNSRIPRSNPLFDLVDNIHKLEEDNSEA from the exons ATGTCAGTACAGAAGAGATCACCTGAGAATCTAATGGAAGattcttatcatcatcatcatcatcatcaacagcaaCAAGAACGTCATGACTGCTATCAAAAACAACAGACGctccaacaaaatgaagaacaaaTACAAGATAGAGTGGGAGACGATG ATTCTGATCCAACCCCTTCTTCTAGTAGCGGTGATGATAAAGATGA TTTCGTGTTAGTAAAATTATCAGAGATACGCAAAGAAGTGCAGTGTCCAATATGTCTAG GTATTATCAGGAAGACGAGAACTGTAATGGAATGTCTGCATCGCTTTTGCAGGGAATGCATTGACAAATCAATACGTCTTGG GAACAATGAATGTCCTGCTTGTCGTACACATTGTGCAAGTCGTCGTTCTTTGAGAGATGATCCCAATTATGATATCCTTATTGCAACTCTATATCCAGACATTGACGAGTATGAGGAGAAG GAACTGGCATTTGGCGATGAGGAAAAGATTCGCAATAAGCAT ATCCAAGACTATATCGCCCAGACTGTTCGACGACAATCATCAGCTCTTGGTAGTACTCATAAAAACCGTACAACAGCTAAATTCGTGACTTCATCTACAAGGACAACTGATCAGCCAAATAaacgaagaggaagaagaagaaacaacgaatCAACTCAAAGTTCTGAAGACGATGATCATGTAAACGGCACTGGTAGCAGCAATGGTAATGGTTATGTTAATTGTAACAGGGTAGATGGAAGGTCATCTTCTAGTGATGATTCAAGTATAGATCTGAAGCCAAGAAAGCGCAGGAGATGGGTAAGGGGCTGTTCTTCGCAGCCTTCTTCAGCATCTGCTAATGCAAATACTGAGTTTAATGAAAACAATGGTTCAGAAGATGTTACCAAAGAGAGTGCAGATCCATTTAAAACTCCTGGGTTCGTTAGGTTACCTGAAGTGCTTGTTTGGGGTAAGGGTGGGACTCGGAGTCACAGTCGACAAAGAAATCTAACCGCTGGGAACAGTATGAACAGTAGGATCCCTCGAAGCAACCCCCTATTCGACTTGGTAGATAATATTCACAAGTTAGAGGAAGACAACTCCGAGGCATAA
- the LOC113287590 gene encoding squamosa promoter-binding protein 1-like: MEGMKSSRVDGGKRSLKEKSKKDDDVVDEEGFGSCDDDKRKKASSYFTSSKKGSSSLGGGGGGGGGGGIALPCQAENCNVDLSEAKRYHRRHKVCEHHSKAPVVIVAGLRQRFCQQCSRFHELSEFDETKRSCRRRLAGHNERRRKSSSESHGEGSSRKGATGTQLKENHCRQADQNGRLPASLPENSTYKHFQIR; encoded by the exons ATGGAGGGTATGAAGAGTAGCAGAGTAGACGGAGGAAAAAGAAGTTTGAAGGAGAAATCAAAGAAAGATGATGATGTAGTAGATGAAGAAGGATTTGGGTCTTGTGACGATGATAAACGGAAAAAGGCTTCTTCTTATTTTACTTCTTCAAAGAAGGGATCAAGTAgtcttggtggtggtggtggtggtggtggtggtggtggaattgcTTTGCCTTGCCAAGCTGAGAACTGTAATGTTGATCTAAGTGAAGCTAAAAGGTATCATAGACGTCACAAGGTTTGCGAACATCACTCTAAGGCTCCAGTTGTTATTGTTGCCGGTCTTCGACAAAGATTCTGTCAGCAATGTAGCAG GTTCCATGAATTATCTGAGTTTGACGAAACTAAGAGGAGTTGTCGTAGACGTTTGGCTGGGCATAATGAACGGCGAAGGAAATCCTCTTCGGAGTCCCATGGGGAAGGATCGAGCCGTAAAGGAGCAACAGGAACTCAGTTGAAGGAAAACCATTGTAGGCAAGCTGATCAAAACGGGAGGTTGCCAGCAAGCCTTCCTGAAAACTCCACTTACAAACATTTTCAGATCCGGTAA